A window from Kovacikia minuta CCNUW1 encodes these proteins:
- a CDS encoding SUMF1/EgtB/PvdO family nonheme iron enzyme, whose translation MKRSPWFWNCTGGRGQGAGGRDLEASRINSKFKIQNSKFKTSSPSPSLPTPHSPLPTPLIQIPAGYFNSGNDSIDALDNERPVHQIYLDTYWIDRDPVTCAQYRQFIAAGGYQDACWWSPEGWQWLQSAQITHPLYWKDEPEWEQHPVCGVSWYEADAYARFVGKRLPTEAEWEKAACWSPLTNHHQTYPWGEAELVAHLCNHDRIIKQTTPVGAYPEGKSPYGCNDLLGNVWEWTASWFEGYNGFTAYPYRGYSQVYFDGKHRVLKGGSWATFPWALRSTFRNWYYPHVREILAGFRCAADRG comes from the coding sequence CTGAAACGATCGCCCTGGTTCTGGAATTGCACAGGGGGCAGGGGGCAGGGGGCAGGGGGCAGGGACTTAGAAGCCAGCAGAATCAATTCAAAATTCAAAATTCAAAATTCAAAATTTAAGACTTCCTCCCCATCCCCCTCACTCCCCACTCCCCACTCCCCACTCCCCACTCCCCTGATTCAAATTCCCGCTGGTTATTTCAACTCTGGCAATGATTCCATTGATGCCCTGGACAATGAACGTCCCGTTCACCAGATTTATCTGGATACCTATTGGATCGATCGCGATCCTGTTACCTGTGCCCAATATCGTCAGTTCATCGCAGCAGGGGGATATCAGGATGCCTGCTGGTGGTCTCCAGAAGGTTGGCAATGGCTTCAATCTGCCCAGATTACGCACCCCCTTTACTGGAAAGATGAACCAGAATGGGAGCAACACCCCGTCTGTGGAGTGAGTTGGTATGAAGCGGATGCCTATGCCCGCTTCGTTGGCAAACGCCTGCCTACTGAGGCAGAGTGGGAAAAAGCCGCCTGTTGGAGTCCACTCACAAACCACCACCAAACCTATCCCTGGGGGGAAGCCGAACTCGTTGCCCATCTCTGCAACCACGATCGCATCATCAAGCAAACGACACCTGTCGGCGCTTACCCGGAAGGCAAAAGTCCTTACGGCTGCAACGACCTGTTAGGGAATGTTTGGGAATGGACAGCCTCCTGGTTTGAAGGATACAACGGCTTTACCGCCTACCCCTACCGGGGTTATTCCCAGGTGTATTTCGATGGCAAACACCGTGTCCTCAAAGGGGGCAGTTGGGCAACCTTCCCGTGGGCACTGCGA
- a CDS encoding DinB family protein, which yields MKREAESREQKAEGKAQRGEGNSQHSVLSTQSSDSTQNSKFKVQNSLISSPTLRIQLRQWMQQCRQATLHLFVGVDYETLCHQAHPDFSPIGWHLGNIAYTESLWLLEKCAGQSPQFPQYRRLFAADGLPKAERVHLPSLPEIQEYLDAVRIQVFDYLEQAPLDQQERLWRWLLQHESQHAETIALVLELHRGQGAGGRGQGLRSQQNQFKIQNSKFKI from the coding sequence ATGAAGAGAGAGGCAGAAAGTAGAGAACAGAAAGCAGAAGGCAAAGCGCAGAGGGGAGAAGGCAATTCTCAGCACTCGGTACTTAGCACTCAGTCCTCAGATTCAACTCAAAATTCAAAATTCAAAGTTCAAAATTCTCTCATCTCATCCCCCACGCTTCGCATTCAACTCCGACAATGGATGCAGCAGTGCCGTCAGGCTACCCTGCACCTTTTTGTCGGAGTTGACTATGAAACCCTGTGCCATCAAGCTCATCCCGACTTCAGCCCGATCGGTTGGCATCTGGGTAACATCGCCTACACTGAATCCCTCTGGCTGCTGGAAAAATGTGCCGGGCAATCCCCCCAATTTCCCCAATACCGCCGCCTGTTTGCTGCCGATGGGCTACCTAAAGCAGAACGGGTGCATCTGCCCTCCCTGCCTGAAATCCAGGAATATCTCGATGCTGTCAGAATCCAGGTTTTTGACTACCTGGAGCAAGCCCCCTTAGACCAGCAAGAACGCCTCTGGCGTTGGCTACTGCAACACGAAAGCCAACACGCTGAAACGATCGCCCTGGTTCTGGAATTGCACAGGGGGCAGGGGGCAGGGGGCAGGGGGCAGGGACTTAGAAGCCAGCAGAATCAATTCAAAATTCAAAATTCAAAATTCAAAATTTAA
- the ligA gene encoding NAD-dependent DNA ligase LigA: protein MFANPRNAAAGTLRQLDSRIVAKRKLDFFAYTLHLPIAESRKSEIGGGAETQLDLLANKTEIESKHILTSRTPHPTPPTQWDCLELLKQMGFRVNPERSRCANLQEVQAYCDRWFTERHNLRYMTDGVVVKLNSLALQERLGFTQKFPRWAIALKYPAEESPTVVENISVNVGRTGAVTPLAEMHPVQLAGTTVSRATLHNSDRIAELDIRIGDTVIVRKAGEIIPEVVRVLYELRPEGTKPFRMPTHCPECGQPLVKPEDEAVTRCINASCPAILRKELEHWASRDALDIAGLGEKWVVQLVDHHLIHAIADLYDLTVEQLLTLERMGKKSAQNLVSAIEKSKSQPWSRVLYGLGIRHVGSVNAQILSDRFPTVEALATATVEDIASVYGIGSEIAQAVYEWFQIPAKQELIQRLQTAGLQLHSDNPTPHTPHPAPLSGKTFVITGTLPTLKRDEAKAMIQKAGGKVTESVSKKTNYLVVGEEAGSKLEKAQSLGITQLSEAELLELLETQT from the coding sequence GTGTTTGCGAATCCTCGCAATGCTGCTGCGGGCACACTGCGTCAACTCGATTCTCGCATTGTTGCCAAACGCAAGTTAGACTTTTTCGCCTATACCCTCCACCTTCCGATTGCAGAAAGCCGCAAGTCAGAAATCGGCGGCGGTGCAGAAACTCAACTTGATTTACTCGCCAACAAAACCGAAATTGAGTCTAAACATATCCTCACCTCCCGCACCCCACACCCCACACCCCCGACCCAATGGGACTGCCTCGAACTCTTGAAGCAGATGGGTTTTCGCGTTAATCCGGAGCGATCGCGGTGCGCCAATCTTCAGGAAGTGCAGGCCTACTGCGATCGCTGGTTTACCGAGCGCCACAACCTACGGTATATGACGGATGGGGTTGTGGTGAAACTTAATTCACTTGCCCTACAGGAACGATTGGGGTTCACGCAAAAGTTTCCCCGTTGGGCGATCGCGCTTAAGTATCCAGCAGAAGAGTCTCCCACCGTGGTGGAAAATATCAGCGTTAATGTGGGACGAACGGGAGCCGTGACACCCCTGGCAGAAATGCATCCGGTGCAACTGGCAGGCACAACCGTATCACGGGCAACGTTGCATAATAGCGATCGGATCGCTGAATTAGACATTCGAATTGGCGATACGGTCATTGTTCGCAAAGCAGGGGAGATCATTCCAGAAGTGGTGCGGGTGTTGTATGAATTGCGCCCAGAAGGTACCAAACCCTTTCGGATGCCAACCCATTGCCCAGAGTGTGGTCAACCCCTGGTGAAACCAGAAGATGAAGCCGTGACGCGCTGCATCAATGCATCCTGTCCCGCGATTCTGCGCAAAGAATTGGAACATTGGGCATCCCGTGATGCTCTGGACATTGCAGGATTAGGAGAAAAATGGGTGGTGCAACTGGTGGATCATCATTTGATTCATGCCATCGCAGATCTGTATGACCTGACGGTTGAACAACTGCTGACCCTGGAACGGATGGGCAAAAAATCTGCCCAAAATCTGGTAAGTGCCATCGAAAAATCCAAATCCCAACCCTGGTCTCGTGTTCTCTATGGTTTGGGCATTCGTCATGTCGGCAGTGTCAATGCCCAAATTCTGAGCGATCGCTTTCCCACCGTTGAAGCTTTGGCAACTGCAACCGTAGAAGACATCGCTTCTGTTTACGGGATTGGCAGCGAAATTGCCCAGGCAGTTTACGAGTGGTTTCAAATTCCCGCCAAGCAGGAACTCATCCAACGTCTCCAAACCGCAGGCTTACAACTCCACTCCGACAACCCCACACCCCATACTCCACACCCTGCACCCCTTTCTGGTAAAACCTTCGTCATTACCGGTACCCTGCCGACACTCAAACGGGATGAAGCCAAAGCAATGATTCAGAAAGCAGGCGGCAAAGTTACGGAGTCTGTAAGTAAGAAAACCAATTACCTGGTGGTTGGGGAAGAGGCTGGCTCCAAGTTGGAGAAGGCACAGTCGTTGGGAATTACCCAACTGTCAGAAGCGGAACTTCTGGAACTCCTGGAAACTCAAACCTAA
- the egtC gene encoding ergothioneine biosynthesis protein EgtC gives MCRLMGYLGSPVQLDRLLNKPEHSLIIQSYEPREMTSGVVNADGFGIGWYHLHHQTEPYTYKSTLPIWNDVNLPSLSRYVETGCVLATVRSATTGQALDLSNCQPFQHRLILGTHNGFIADFRQTLYRPIRDRLDDIAYQAIRGSTDSEHIFALVINELEANPDLSLLEALHRALTLLRKLAADQQISFSANIILSDGQQLVASRFAERTATPSLYWLRDDPLFPQAVLIASEPLFSSNWVSCPEHSILTVNHELDIQIHSI, from the coding sequence ATGTGTCGATTAATGGGCTATCTCGGTTCACCAGTCCAACTCGATCGCCTACTCAACAAACCAGAGCATTCGCTTATTATTCAGAGTTATGAACCCCGTGAAATGACATCAGGGGTGGTAAATGCCGATGGATTTGGGATTGGTTGGTACCACCTGCATCACCAGACAGAGCCTTACACCTACAAAAGCACCCTGCCGATTTGGAATGATGTAAATTTACCCAGTCTCAGCCGTTATGTAGAAACGGGCTGTGTTTTAGCAACCGTTCGCAGTGCTACCACTGGACAAGCACTAGACTTAAGTAATTGTCAGCCCTTTCAGCATCGTCTCATCTTAGGCACTCATAATGGTTTCATTGCCGACTTTCGCCAAACGTTGTATCGTCCAATCCGCGATCGCCTGGACGACATAGCCTATCAGGCAATTCGCGGCAGCACCGACTCAGAGCATATCTTTGCCCTGGTCATCAATGAACTGGAAGCCAATCCAGACCTATCTCTGCTCGAAGCTTTACACCGTGCGCTTACCCTACTTCGCAAACTGGCAGCAGATCAGCAAATTAGCTTTTCTGCCAACATCATCCTCAGCGATGGGCAGCAGCTTGTTGCTTCCCGATTTGCAGAGCGAACCGCAACCCCCTCCCTTTACTGGCTACGCGACGATCCCCTCTTCCCCCAAGCAGTTCTAATTGCTTCAGAACCTTTGTTTTCAAGCAATTGGGTTTCCTGTCCCGAACACAGCATACTTACCGTTAACCATGAACTCGACATTCAAATCCATTCCATCTGA
- a CDS encoding Dps family protein, whose amino-acid sequence MRKLNIGLSDEQRQGVVELLNCDLADSYLLLIKTKKYHWDVIGPQFRTLHKLWEEHYEALTENIDSIAERVRMLGGYPIGTAEGFLKVATIREHAGSVPTATEMVARLVEDHEQIIRNLREHIDQCSDSFHDEGTADFLTGLMEQHEEMAWMLRSFIEGEALASDGSNQNANVKTPVGV is encoded by the coding sequence ATGCGGAAGTTAAATATTGGTCTTTCAGATGAGCAGCGCCAGGGTGTTGTCGAACTCCTGAATTGTGATCTGGCAGATTCCTACCTGTTATTAATCAAAACGAAGAAGTACCACTGGGATGTGATTGGACCTCAGTTTCGAACCTTGCATAAGCTCTGGGAAGAACACTACGAAGCGTTAACCGAAAACATTGATAGCATTGCAGAACGGGTTCGCATGTTGGGTGGTTATCCCATTGGAACTGCTGAGGGCTTTCTAAAAGTCGCCACCATTCGGGAACATGCGGGTAGCGTCCCCACGGCTACGGAAATGGTTGCCCGTCTGGTTGAGGATCACGAACAAATTATTCGCAATTTGCGGGAGCACATTGATCAGTGTAGCGATAGCTTCCATGATGAAGGGACCGCCGATTTCCTTACCGGCTTGATGGAGCAACACGAAGAAATGGCTTGGATGCTGCGCTCTTTCATTGAAGGAGAAGCGCTTGCATCAGATGGTTCAAACCAGAATGCCAATGTCAAAACTCCAGTAGGAGTATAG